The following are from one region of the Acidobacteriota bacterium genome:
- the groES gene encoding co-chaperone GroES, which translates to MATIRPLNDRIIARRVEDQEQMRGGLYIPDTAKEKPQEGEVIAVGNGKILNNGERVAMDIKVGDKVLFGKYSGTEVKLDGEEYLILREDDVLGVIEGAAKSAKK; encoded by the coding sequence ATGGCAACAATTCGTCCACTTAATGATCGCATCATTGCGCGCCGTGTGGAAGATCAAGAACAGATGCGTGGCGGGCTATACATCCCCGACACCGCGAAGGAGAAGCCGCAGGAAGGTGAAGTGATTGCGGTCGGCAACGGCAAAATCCTGAACAATGGCGAGCGTGTCGCGATGGACATCAAGGTCGGCGACAAGGTTCTGTTTGGCAAATACTCAGGCACCGAGGTCAAACTCGATGGCGAAGAGTACCTGATTTTGCGCGAAGACGACGTGCTTGGCGTGATCGAAGGCGCAGCCAAGAGTGCCAAGAAGTAG